The stretch of DNA CGGCCGATCTCGTAGAGGGTCTGCTTCGACAGGCCGGCATCCGACACCGCCGAGGATTTCAGCATCGGCGCGGTCAGCACCGCATCCTCGAACAGGGTTCGCAACATGCCGACGATGCGGGTCTGCGGTGCATCCTGCTGCTCGTAGCGGGTCACCAGGTAGCGCAGCCAGTCGTATTGCAGGCGCCCGCCGGACTCGGCCACCACGCCGAGCAGATCCTCGGTCATCGCCAGGAACTGGCTCATCGAGGCGACGTCGAGCATCTGCGGATGCACCGTGATGAGCAGCGAGGTCGCGGCGCAGAGCGCCGAGAGGGTGAGATAGCCGAGCTGCGGCGGGCAATCGATGACGACGATGTCGTAGGACTCGGCCACCGTCTCGATCGCGTGGGCGACCCGGTCGAAGAACAGCGGCTCGCCGGGCCGGCGGCGGCTCAGCGCCCGCGGGGTCTCGTGCTCGAACTCCATCAGTTCGAGGTTGGCCGGCACCAGGTCGAGGCCGGTGAAGTAGGTCGAGCGGACCACGGCGCTGAGCGGCCTGGCCTCGTCGTAGCGGATCGCGCCGTAGAGCGTCTCGTCGGCCCCGACATCGAGTTCGGGCTGCACGCCCAGCAGGGCCGAGAGGCTGGCCTGCGGGTCGAGGTCGATGGCGAGCACCCGGTAGCCGCGCAACACGAGCGACTGGGCGAGGTGGGCGGTGGTGGTGGTCTTGCCCGACCCGCCCTTGAAGTTCGCCACCGCCACGACCTGCAGGTGCTCGGCCCCGGATCGCCGCGGCTGGTAGCGCCGGCCACCCCGGGCATTCTCGTCGAGATGGGCGCGCAGGCCGTGGATGTCGGCGAGCGTGTAGGAGCGGCGCCCGTTCGCCGACACCTCCGGCTGCGGCCCGAGCCCGTCGGCGGCGAGCTGCTGCAGCCGCGACACCGTCACGCCGATGATCCGGGCGGCTTCC from Methylobacterium aquaticum encodes:
- the repA gene encoding plasmid partitioning protein RepA encodes the protein MNQHTPPQPPAPVAPAAMIGAHAATLRAQLQAISSGLFPPIAAKGLRRFTSTEAARIIGVTVSRLQQLAADGLGPQPEVSANGRRSYTLADIHGLRAHLDENARGGRRYQPRRSGAEHLQVVAVANFKGGSGKTTTTAHLAQSLVLRGYRVLAIDLDPQASLSALLGVQPELDVGADETLYGAIRYDEARPLSAVVRSTYFTGLDLVPANLELMEFEHETPRALSRRRPGEPLFFDRVAHAIETVAESYDIVVIDCPPQLGYLTLSALCAATSLLITVHPQMLDVASMSQFLAMTEDLLGVVAESGGRLQYDWLRYLVTRYEQQDAPQTRIVGMLRTLFEDAVLTAPMLKSSAVSDAGLSKQTLYEIGRESVTRSTYDRALESLEAVNGEIEGLIRRAWGRS